In Pseudomonas rhizosphaerae, one DNA window encodes the following:
- a CDS encoding dermonecrotic toxin domain-containing protein, giving the protein MATFDLDSPAGPQPAHLDLITQRIPAWLTHASADDRAAYHQALKRNQAAAAKVAALIRRFKAPGVFAESVLSAAIQARFNLDIDVSSAQWVQFQRTYQLDRRVTSVRRRTLLEAAMNNFAADEPFDGDTLLLPADALQLVVAENFGWRYAPAKVLAIAPARFAELCRSLDLGQAYQAHFNTVFKPQDGSKAWVRESLESNIREELTVQAHRAMLRGDIAADERQVLLDLVAEPEVATKWNGQPVVISSLQALAPGSRTVTPCRACASFKPALRPMLLASFTCQVSPIPRSRPTPVSLSSPTTCASDCGAWGMRTILGGSSPRPTDRRSCNA; this is encoded by the coding sequence GTGGCCACGTTCGACCTCGATTCCCCTGCAGGCCCGCAGCCTGCGCACCTTGATCTGATCACCCAGCGCATACCGGCCTGGCTCACCCATGCCAGCGCCGACGATCGCGCCGCCTATCACCAGGCATTGAAACGCAACCAGGCAGCCGCCGCCAAGGTGGCGGCCTTGATACGTCGTTTCAAGGCGCCGGGCGTTTTTGCCGAAAGCGTGTTGAGTGCCGCCATCCAGGCGCGATTCAATCTGGATATCGATGTTTCCAGTGCCCAATGGGTGCAGTTTCAGCGCACCTACCAGCTTGATCGACGGGTGACGTCCGTGCGTCGCCGCACGCTGCTGGAAGCGGCCATGAACAACTTTGCCGCAGACGAGCCCTTCGATGGCGATACGTTGCTGCTGCCGGCGGACGCCTTGCAGCTGGTGGTGGCAGAGAACTTCGGCTGGCGCTACGCCCCTGCCAAGGTGCTTGCCATCGCGCCCGCACGCTTTGCCGAGCTGTGCCGTTCGTTGGACCTGGGCCAGGCGTACCAGGCTCACTTCAACACCGTGTTCAAGCCGCAGGACGGCAGCAAGGCTTGGGTGCGTGAGAGCCTGGAAAGCAATATCCGCGAAGAACTGACCGTGCAGGCCCATCGAGCGATGCTCAGGGGCGACATCGCGGCAGATGAGCGGCAAGTGCTGCTCGACCTGGTGGCTGAGCCTGAAGTGGCAACGAAATGGAATGGCCAGCCGGTAGTCATTTCGAGCCTGCAAGCACTGGCACCTGGTTCACGGACGGTTACCCCCTGTCGGGCCTGCGCATCGTTCAAACCCGCGCTGCGGCCGATGCTCCTTGCATCGTTTACATGCCAGGTGAGCCCGATACCCCGCTCAAGACCTACGCCAGTTTCGCTGTCTTCGCCGACGACCTGCGCGAGCGACTGCGGCGCCTGGGGTATGCGGACTATTTTGGGCGGTTCATCGCCCAGGCCGACCGACAGACGTTCCTGCAACGCTTGA
- a CDS encoding NEL-type E3 ubiquitin ligase domain-containing protein, whose protein sequence is MDSSPWPHSRYFLDLSELRIGPLPTLEGDFSRISYLSVENSGLASFPPGFLLSFPGLAVLDLQGNFLTEIPAEVSQLSALESIALEHNRLAASPGMFDRLRDLHQLQALILRDNPMRIPAQAMRTLASLTPLRYLSLDMTDNVAMAEHLLELARLPNLENLWLRDTGLVLTPAAMQALASMSVLDSLDLSGNPLGEHLDLSLLPVIGALDLRNCGLQAWPRGLTDLMSRDPLSLRRVALEDNPIVEVPPLQALAFFGEHSEVITPLTLSHTHLSARSLARLSAVGVNFDYLTLLAANADIDSAQRLETLRQAPGSARFMQLLARLSDTADSRRVPEHLATRAWAVIDGAARSPSLREDLFALAQRPETCGDEVIALFNDLEAALMFAQANDPTLDGPQRAAELLATSRSLFRLDRVEAIARLDMRQRIEARGMEPDEFEEVELLLAYRIGLAQRLGLLNQPEAMLFAATEPVTTAQLDAAAAQVLAAETLPALLDWHMGQDYWRGYLRRQHAAQLEQTLAPFQLRREALAAQAYDDAYDEQLVALQVEEQAAEAALLRQLTEQAMAG, encoded by the coding sequence ATGGACAGCTCGCCGTGGCCTCACTCCCGGTATTTTCTCGACCTGTCCGAGTTGCGCATCGGACCGTTGCCGACGTTGGAAGGGGACTTCAGTCGGATCAGTTATCTGTCTGTGGAAAATTCGGGCCTGGCAAGTTTTCCGCCGGGATTTCTGCTGAGTTTCCCGGGTTTGGCGGTGCTGGATCTGCAAGGTAATTTCCTCACCGAGATCCCGGCCGAGGTCTCGCAGCTCAGTGCCCTGGAGTCCATCGCGCTGGAGCACAACCGGCTGGCGGCCTCACCGGGCATGTTTGACCGGCTGCGCGATCTGCACCAATTGCAGGCCCTGATTCTGCGCGATAACCCGATGCGAATTCCGGCACAGGCGATGCGCACCCTGGCCAGCCTGACACCGTTGCGCTATCTCTCGCTGGACATGACCGACAATGTAGCCATGGCTGAACATCTGCTGGAGCTGGCACGCCTGCCCAATCTGGAAAACCTGTGGCTGCGCGACACGGGGCTGGTGCTGACGCCGGCAGCGATGCAGGCATTGGCCTCGATGTCGGTCCTGGATTCACTGGACCTGTCCGGCAACCCGCTGGGCGAGCACCTGGACCTGTCACTGCTACCCGTGATCGGCGCACTCGATTTGCGCAACTGCGGCCTGCAAGCCTGGCCGCGCGGCTTGACCGACCTAATGTCGCGCGATCCGCTGTCATTGCGTCGGGTGGCGCTCGAAGACAATCCCATCGTCGAAGTGCCGCCACTGCAGGCACTGGCGTTTTTCGGCGAGCATTCCGAAGTGATCACACCGCTGACCCTGTCCCACACGCACCTGAGTGCCCGCAGCCTGGCCAGGCTGAGTGCGGTAGGGGTGAACTTCGATTACCTCACACTGCTGGCGGCCAACGCCGACATCGACAGTGCCCAGCGCCTCGAAACGCTGCGCCAGGCGCCTGGTTCGGCGCGGTTCATGCAGCTGCTCGCGCGGCTGAGCGACACTGCCGACAGCCGCCGCGTACCGGAGCACCTTGCCACCCGTGCCTGGGCGGTCATCGACGGTGCCGCGCGCTCCCCGAGCCTGCGTGAAGACCTGTTCGCCCTGGCCCAGCGACCGGAAACCTGCGGCGATGAGGTGATCGCCCTGTTCAACGATCTGGAGGCCGCACTGATGTTCGCCCAGGCCAACGATCCAACCCTTGACGGGCCGCAGCGCGCCGCCGAGCTGCTGGCCACGTCGCGCAGCCTGTTTCGCCTCGACCGGGTCGAAGCCATCGCCCGTCTGGACATGCGGCAACGTATCGAGGCGCGGGGCATGGAGCCTGACGAGTTCGAGGAAGTCGAACTGCTGCTGGCCTATCGCATCGGCCTGGCGCAACGCCTGGGCCTGCTGAACCAGCCCGAAGCCATGCTGTTCGCGGCGACCGAACCGGTGACCACCGCGCAGCTCGACGCTGCAGCTGCGCAGGTGCTGGCTGCAGAAACCCTTCCAGCGCTGCTGGACTGGCACATGGGCCAGGATTACTGGCGAGGCTACCTGCGACGCCAGCACGCAGCGCAGCTGGAACAGACCCTGGCACCGTTCCAGCTGCGCCGTGAGGCATTGGCTGCGCAGGCCTACGATGACGCCTACGACGAGCAACTGGTGGCCCTTCAGGTCGAGGAGCAGGCTGCCGAAGCCGCCTTGCTACGGCAGTTGACCGAGCAGGCCATGGCCGGCTGA
- a CDS encoding dermonecrotic toxin domain-containing protein, which translates to MTLEHADPASDSTHQALIETVLPQWLTRAEAPMRADYFKSSLLSAGSSAAAAAVTARFQSPAAFCTPLLQAALDKRYPDLHLDVNKHELIRMVRKRDVLSTELVPHHQTLLEAALQNFLPAEAQAGGIESGSVILPVGVFRVTIKDDGKVAYRYPSNARIALEPHDFAAFVRSLDLGRQYQEHFQQVFRPLSSSSATADAEQAEIGLTFQHSLRDALDADAVAARMRGHISPAAYQMLLQITRPQRLEPAQWSGETVHFCQLGLLHTRFNQGHSLLGCVLIEPVSGAAHCVVYMPGAPDQPLMEYASLQAFAEALREKLRQPAFRNYFQRFVPHRSREVFTERLLNTLSPVPFIVPGAFAKPGVPDPNADIGVRRYAVAGTLVRLLYNQQLINLAEAARLIVVPTDDENALAREQRIAWWEGLASAAFNAAAFVVPGLGELAAAVGAVQLVADLCVGVDDWQHGQTQEAIAHFGAVAQNVAMLAAGVAGGVALARSPFMEELVPITDTGGRQRLLHPDLSPYASDAVLAEDAEPNALGQYQMDGKTFVKQGMHVYELMFDSAGQHWVLEHPKLSGSYRPRWLHNEAGGWQHVHEQPLEWEGATLLRRFGAITERLTDTELLALSDACGMTPDQLREVHVNQQPAPALLRDSLLRYRAGRDVDRLQARVRASLAPGEGGEFCLPLVTRLAGWPEGVGLRLLETDGRFIDYGDHSAATVSVTREQWRQGLLARRVVEQLDAKRKAALFADSVESTIPAQSTALAGALADAVQASRSEIAASLYARQQPALSAEGALIQRDFPQVSSILANQVAAAGSDWELATLRTRSRVPTRMAEEAVMLGRESRLNQACEGLIDASRVSDDRDILAMGLLERLPGWLPTTRVELRAASVTGRQLASAGPSDAAELKYIVRSEEGYRAYDQREQELGGQQDLFGALCSALPDAQLNALGLARHQSDALRTRLLALAAKDRPQAGKLLGQRAVQPWFRSPVRTPQGIGYVLSGRGESSWGQRRRLRALYPSLNDEQMRTLRHAIRREGESYEIAVQRLEQEYRVLDQTLLEWQREPSGYREARTLARNRLLKAWRGETFDLNLSGNVVGTLPLLTADFSHIAKLRLDGMGLSQDPSFFISRFPNVKVLSLADNRLSAIPSAIKELKKLGGLSLNDNRIVAGDDPFGPLSTDDGSNLLLLNMNDAFEGVLTEDDAHQIRGIAINENAMRSLARLKKLHGLSLSNNPLQFDDGAMQVLGSMQQLEELALRSTLLQLTPVGRASLARLSRLRTLSLGFNNLGLAPDVTRMALLTHLMLDSAGIAEWPEGLTALMTRRTTALRSVILSRNDITEIPDLANLQFTRLLRSFYLRGQYVLDLDVNPLALVHRRRLRGLGIHFRAPGGVGPGGAGGVGDTLWLDGCPPSLRHRIESDRSAPEAEAFYRVMDRVSSTAAYLQFPETYKARMWEIMKAVVPGYYREEGDGLGRFDLRSQLFEQATLVENTCGDGMSLMLDDFETRVAAWQAASVSLDGGESMLRPLLTLGRQLYKAALVDEYAVQITQARLNRRAALLDDEAQPPALHPMDRITDAQLLDGHPDEVEIRLLLRTRLEQTLGLRPQPPMRYGEILAAETVTAVGEGVLKQENGTGLLQWLVEQPFWALYLRRVYPQRFEAINQLWGDVLAHFEEAISADDAFSLEPERRKRVLAELGSMKLDPETPLVWQDAEGMPVRLDLTEDQRLQLYAQIDQGKRVAETGLIRTLSVQAVGGEAT; encoded by the coding sequence ATGACCCTTGAACACGCCGACCCCGCGTCGGACTCGACTCACCAGGCCTTGATCGAAACGGTATTGCCCCAGTGGCTGACCCGTGCCGAAGCGCCGATGCGCGCAGACTATTTCAAAAGCTCGCTGTTGAGCGCCGGGTCCAGCGCCGCCGCGGCTGCGGTGACAGCCCGTTTTCAATCACCTGCGGCGTTCTGCACCCCCTTGCTGCAAGCGGCCCTGGACAAGCGCTACCCCGACCTGCATCTGGATGTGAACAAGCACGAACTGATCCGCATGGTGCGCAAGCGCGATGTACTGAGTACGGAGCTGGTCCCTCACCACCAGACGCTGCTCGAGGCCGCACTGCAGAACTTTCTGCCTGCCGAAGCCCAGGCCGGTGGTATCGAATCCGGGTCGGTGATCTTGCCGGTGGGCGTATTCCGCGTCACGATCAAGGACGATGGCAAGGTTGCCTATCGTTATCCCAGCAACGCCCGGATTGCCCTGGAACCTCACGATTTCGCCGCCTTCGTGCGTAGCCTGGACCTGGGTCGGCAGTATCAGGAGCACTTCCAACAGGTCTTCCGGCCGCTCTCCAGTTCGTCGGCTACGGCCGATGCCGAGCAGGCCGAGATCGGCTTGACCTTTCAGCACAGCCTGCGCGATGCCCTGGACGCCGACGCCGTGGCCGCGCGTATGCGCGGGCACATCAGCCCAGCGGCGTACCAGATGCTCTTGCAGATCACCCGGCCGCAGCGTCTGGAACCTGCGCAATGGTCGGGTGAAACCGTGCATTTCTGTCAGTTGGGCCTGCTGCATACTCGTTTCAACCAGGGCCACAGCCTGCTCGGTTGTGTCTTGATCGAGCCAGTCAGTGGGGCCGCACACTGTGTGGTGTACATGCCCGGCGCGCCGGATCAGCCGCTGATGGAGTATGCCTCCCTGCAGGCGTTCGCCGAGGCGTTGCGCGAGAAGCTGCGCCAACCTGCGTTTCGCAACTACTTCCAGCGCTTTGTCCCGCACCGTTCGCGCGAGGTGTTCACCGAACGCCTGCTCAACACCCTGTCGCCCGTTCCGTTCATCGTACCGGGAGCGTTCGCCAAGCCCGGGGTGCCCGACCCGAACGCCGACATTGGCGTGCGTCGCTATGCGGTGGCCGGCACGCTGGTGCGTCTGCTGTACAACCAGCAACTGATCAACCTGGCCGAAGCGGCACGCCTGATCGTCGTCCCTACCGACGATGAAAATGCCTTGGCACGCGAACAGCGAATTGCCTGGTGGGAAGGGCTGGCGTCCGCTGCCTTCAATGCGGCAGCGTTCGTGGTGCCAGGCCTGGGCGAGCTGGCCGCAGCGGTCGGCGCGGTACAGCTGGTGGCCGACCTGTGCGTGGGCGTGGACGACTGGCAGCATGGACAGACTCAGGAGGCCATCGCCCACTTTGGCGCCGTGGCGCAGAACGTGGCGATGCTGGCGGCCGGTGTCGCCGGCGGGGTCGCGCTGGCTCGCTCGCCGTTCATGGAAGAGCTGGTACCGATCACCGACACGGGTGGACGCCAGCGTTTGCTGCACCCCGACTTGAGCCCCTATGCAAGCGACGCAGTGCTGGCCGAGGATGCCGAACCCAACGCGCTAGGCCAATACCAGATGGATGGCAAGACGTTCGTCAAGCAAGGCATGCACGTCTATGAGCTGATGTTCGACAGTGCCGGCCAGCACTGGGTGCTCGAACATCCAAAACTGTCGGGCTCCTACAGACCGCGTTGGTTGCATAACGAAGCGGGGGGCTGGCAGCACGTTCACGAGCAACCTCTGGAGTGGGAGGGCGCGACGTTGCTGCGTCGTTTTGGCGCGATCACCGAGCGCTTGACCGACACTGAACTGCTCGCCCTGAGCGACGCTTGTGGCATGACCCCTGACCAGCTGCGTGAAGTGCATGTCAATCAGCAACCGGCACCGGCGCTGTTGCGTGACAGCTTGCTGCGCTACCGCGCCGGACGCGACGTCGACCGTTTGCAGGCACGTGTTCGCGCAAGCCTGGCACCGGGCGAAGGGGGCGAATTCTGTTTGCCACTGGTCACACGTCTGGCCGGATGGCCGGAAGGGGTGGGCCTGCGATTGCTGGAAACCGACGGGCGTTTCATTGATTACGGCGACCACAGCGCCGCCACCGTCAGCGTGACGCGCGAGCAATGGCGTCAGGGGCTGCTCGCGCGCCGGGTCGTGGAACAGTTGGATGCGAAGCGCAAGGCCGCCCTGTTTGCCGACAGCGTGGAAAGCACGATACCGGCACAGAGCACGGCATTGGCTGGCGCCCTGGCGGACGCCGTGCAGGCCAGCCGCAGTGAGATAGCTGCCAGCCTCTATGCACGCCAGCAACCGGCATTGAGTGCCGAAGGCGCGCTGATCCAACGTGATTTTCCCCAGGTCTCGTCCATTCTGGCCAACCAGGTCGCCGCCGCGGGCAGCGATTGGGAATTGGCAACGCTGCGCACTCGCAGTCGTGTGCCTACGCGCATGGCCGAGGAGGCGGTGATGCTCGGCCGCGAGAGTCGCCTGAATCAGGCGTGCGAGGGCTTGATCGACGCCAGCCGTGTTTCCGACGACCGTGACATCCTGGCCATGGGCCTGCTGGAGCGCTTGCCCGGCTGGTTGCCCACTACGCGGGTCGAGCTGCGCGCAGCGTCCGTCACAGGCAGACAGCTGGCCTCTGCCGGCCCTTCGGATGCCGCCGAACTCAAATACATCGTCAGAAGCGAGGAAGGCTATCGCGCCTACGATCAGCGTGAACAGGAGCTGGGAGGCCAGCAGGATCTGTTCGGCGCCCTGTGCAGCGCGTTGCCCGATGCGCAGCTCAATGCCCTAGGCCTGGCGCGCCATCAGAGCGACGCACTGCGCACGCGCCTGTTGGCGCTGGCCGCGAAGGATCGGCCGCAGGCCGGCAAGTTGCTGGGCCAGCGTGCGGTGCAGCCGTGGTTCAGGTCGCCGGTGCGAACCCCGCAAGGCATTGGCTATGTGCTCAGTGGCCGTGGCGAAAGCTCCTGGGGCCAGCGGCGACGATTGCGAGCGCTGTACCCCAGCCTGAACGACGAGCAGATGCGCACGCTGCGCCACGCCATCCGCCGCGAAGGCGAAAGCTACGAAATCGCGGTGCAGCGGCTCGAGCAGGAATACCGTGTGCTGGATCAAACCCTGCTGGAATGGCAACGCGAGCCTTCAGGCTACCGCGAGGCCCGCACGCTGGCTCGCAACCGCCTGCTCAAGGCTTGGCGAGGGGAGACCTTCGACCTGAACCTGAGTGGCAATGTAGTGGGTACACTACCGCTGCTGACCGCCGACTTCAGTCATATCGCCAAGCTGCGACTCGATGGCATGGGGCTCTCGCAAGATCCTTCGTTCTTTATCAGCCGGTTTCCCAATGTGAAGGTGTTGTCGCTTGCAGATAACCGGCTCAGCGCCATTCCTTCGGCCATCAAGGAACTGAAGAAGCTCGGTGGCCTGAGCCTGAACGACAACCGCATCGTCGCCGGCGACGATCCGTTCGGGCCCTTGTCGACCGACGACGGCAGCAACCTGCTGTTGCTCAACATGAACGATGCTTTCGAGGGCGTACTCACTGAAGACGACGCCCACCAGATTCGGGGTATAGCCATCAACGAAAACGCCATGCGCTCGTTGGCGCGATTGAAAAAGTTGCATGGGTTGAGCCTGTCGAACAATCCCTTGCAGTTCGACGACGGCGCCATGCAGGTCCTGGGAAGCATGCAGCAGCTCGAAGAGCTGGCGCTGCGCAGTACGTTGTTGCAGCTGACACCCGTGGGGCGTGCGTCCCTGGCGCGCCTGAGCCGCCTGAGGACACTGAGCCTGGGCTTCAATAACCTGGGGCTGGCGCCCGACGTTACCCGAATGGCCCTGCTGACCCACCTGATGCTGGACTCCGCCGGCATCGCCGAGTGGCCCGAAGGGCTGACGGCGTTGATGACGCGCAGAACCACGGCGTTGCGTTCGGTGATTCTCAGCCGTAACGACATCACCGAAATCCCTGATCTGGCCAACCTGCAGTTCACCCGTTTGCTGCGCTCGTTCTACTTGCGTGGACAGTACGTACTGGACTTGGATGTGAATCCGCTGGCACTGGTACACCGCCGTCGCCTCAGAGGGCTGGGCATCCACTTTCGTGCGCCCGGGGGCGTGGGCCCAGGTGGGGCTGGCGGCGTCGGCGACACGCTGTGGCTGGACGGCTGCCCGCCGAGCTTGCGCCACCGCATCGAGTCGGACCGCTCGGCCCCGGAGGCCGAGGCGTTCTATCGGGTCATGGATCGGGTCAGCTCGACAGCGGCTTATCTGCAGTTTCCCGAGACCTACAAAGCGCGCATGTGGGAGATCATGAAAGCCGTGGTGCCGGGTTATTACCGGGAAGAGGGGGACGGTCTCGGGCGTTTCGATTTGCGCAGCCAATTGTTCGAGCAAGCTACCTTGGTCGAAAACACCTGCGGCGACGGCATGAGCCTGATGCTCGACGACTTCGAGACACGCGTGGCGGCCTGGCAGGCGGCCTCCGTGAGCCTGGACGGCGGCGAGTCGATGTTGCGACCATTGCTGACGCTGGGTCGTCAGCTCTACAAGGCCGCACTGGTGGACGAATATGCGGTGCAGATCACTCAGGCGCGCCTGAACCGCCGCGCCGCGCTGCTTGACGATGAGGCTCAGCCGCCAGCCCTGCATCCCATGGACCGCATCACCGACGCCCAGTTGCTGGACGGCCATCCGGACGAAGTGGAAATTCGCCTGTTGCTGCGTACGCGTCTGGAACAAACCTTGGGGCTGCGGCCGCAACCGCCCATGCGCTACGGCGAAATTCTCGCGGCCGAAACGGTCACGGCCGTGGGCGAGGGCGTGCTCAAGCAGGAAAACGGCACGGGCTTGCTCCAGTGGTTGGTGGAACAGCCATTCTGGGCACTCTACCTGCGACGTGTGTATCCACAACGTTTCGAAGCCATCAACCAATTGTGGGGGGATGTACTGGCGCATTTTGAAGAAGCGATCAGCGCTGACGATGCCTTCAGCCTGGAACCCGAGCGACGCAAGCGAGTGTTGGCTGAGCTGGGGAGCATGAAGTTGGACCCCGAAACGCCGCTCGTCTGGCAGGATGCCGAGGGCATGCCGGTGCGACTGGATTTGACCGAAGATCAGCGCTTGCAGTTGTATGCACAGATCGACCAGGGCAAGCGTGTGGCGGAAACTGGCCTGATCCGGACGCTGTCGGTGCAGGCAGTAGGAGGCGAGGCCACGTGA
- a CDS encoding DUF934 domain-containing protein yields the protein MQRIIKNNEVVDETWHLLPKDTSFDGISNCDDLIVPLALWREHGSALKARDGGLGVWLDSDEEAEEIGEQANEFQVIALNFPAFTDGRNYSNARLLRDRYGFKGELRAIGDVLRDQLFYLHRCGFDAFALRADKDPYEALESLKDFSVSYQAATDEPLPLFRRR from the coding sequence ATGCAGCGAATCATTAAGAACAACGAAGTCGTCGACGAAACCTGGCATCTGCTGCCCAAGGACACCTCGTTCGACGGCATCAGCAACTGCGACGACCTGATCGTGCCGCTAGCCTTGTGGCGCGAGCACGGGTCGGCGCTCAAGGCCCGCGACGGGGGCCTGGGCGTGTGGCTGGACAGCGACGAGGAAGCCGAGGAAATCGGTGAGCAGGCCAACGAGTTTCAGGTCATCGCCCTGAACTTCCCGGCCTTCACCGACGGCCGCAACTACTCCAATGCACGCCTATTGCGCGACCGCTACGGGTTCAAAGGCGAGCTGCGCGCCATTGGCGACGTGCTGCGCGACCAACTGTTCTACCTGCACCGCTGCGGCTTCGATGCCTTCGCCTTGCGCGCCGACAAGGATCCCTACGAAGCACTGGAAAGCCTCAAGGATTTTTCCGTGAGTTACCAGGCCGCTACCGACGAACCGCTGCCGCTGTTCCGTCGCCGCTGA
- a CDS encoding nitrite/sulfite reductase, translating into MYVYDEYDQRIIEDRVKQFRDQTRRYLAGELSEEEFRPLRLQNGLYIQRFAPMLRVAVPYGQLTSRQTRMMAKIARDYDKGYAHISTRQNVQFNWPAVEDIPDILAELATVQMHAIQTSGNCLRNVTTDQFAGVAADEVIDPRPWCEIVRQWTTFHPEFAYLPRKFKIAVNGASTDRAAIEVHDIGLEPVHNEAGELGFRVLVGGGLGRTPVVGAFINEFLPWQDLLSYLDAILRVYNRYGRRDNKYKARIKILVKALTPEVFAQKVDAEMAHLRGGSTTLTDAELHRVAKHFVDPEYKALPDFAAELAQLDAEHPGFARWRSRNTLAHKKPGYVAVTLSLKPTGVAPGDLTDKQLDAVADLADKYSFGQLRTSHEQNIILADVEQAQLFSLWNELREGGFATPNIGLLTDIICCPGGDFCSLANAKSIPIAESIQRRFDDLDYLFDIGELDLNISGCMNACGHHHVGHIGILGVDKKGEEFYQVSLGGSASRDASLGKILGPSFAQDAMPDVISKLIDVYVEKRTEDERFIDTYQRIGIDPFKERVYAANH; encoded by the coding sequence ATGTACGTTTATGACGAGTACGATCAACGGATCATCGAGGACCGCGTCAAGCAGTTCCGGGATCAGACCCGCCGCTACCTGGCTGGCGAACTGAGCGAAGAAGAATTTCGCCCGCTGCGCCTGCAGAACGGCCTGTACATCCAGCGTTTTGCCCCGATGCTGCGCGTTGCCGTGCCCTACGGCCAGCTGACATCGCGCCAGACGCGCATGATGGCCAAGATCGCTCGCGATTACGACAAAGGCTACGCGCACATCAGCACCCGGCAGAACGTGCAGTTCAACTGGCCGGCCGTGGAAGACATTCCCGATATCCTCGCCGAACTGGCCACCGTGCAGATGCACGCGATCCAGACCAGCGGCAACTGCCTGCGCAACGTCACCACCGACCAGTTCGCCGGCGTCGCCGCCGATGAAGTGATCGACCCGCGCCCCTGGTGCGAGATCGTTCGCCAGTGGACTACCTTCCATCCCGAATTCGCCTACCTGCCGCGCAAGTTCAAGATTGCCGTCAACGGTGCCAGCACCGACCGCGCCGCCATCGAAGTGCACGACATCGGCCTCGAGCCGGTGCACAACGAGGCTGGCGAGCTGGGTTTCCGCGTGCTGGTGGGTGGCGGCCTGGGCCGTACACCAGTGGTGGGCGCGTTCATCAATGAGTTCCTGCCCTGGCAGGACCTGCTCAGCTACCTCGACGCCATCCTGCGCGTGTACAACCGCTATGGCCGTCGCGACAACAAGTACAAGGCGCGCATCAAGATTCTGGTGAAGGCCCTGACGCCGGAAGTCTTCGCCCAGAAAGTGGACGCCGAGATGGCGCACCTGCGCGGCGGCAGCACCACCCTGACCGACGCCGAATTGCACCGCGTGGCCAAGCACTTCGTCGACCCGGAATACAAGGCGCTGCCTGATTTCGCTGCCGAACTGGCCCAGCTCGATGCCGAGCACCCAGGCTTCGCGCGCTGGCGCTCGCGCAACACCCTGGCGCACAAGAAGCCAGGCTACGTGGCCGTGACCCTGTCGCTGAAGCCGACCGGCGTGGCCCCCGGCGACCTGACCGACAAGCAGCTCGACGCCGTCGCCGATCTGGCCGACAAGTACAGCTTCGGCCAGCTGCGCACTTCGCACGAGCAGAACATCATTCTGGCCGACGTCGAACAGGCCCAGCTGTTCAGCCTGTGGAACGAGCTGCGCGAAGGCGGCTTCGCGACGCCGAACATCGGCCTGCTGACCGACATCATCTGCTGCCCAGGCGGTGATTTCTGCTCCCTGGCCAATGCCAAGTCGATCCCGATCGCCGAATCCATCCAGCGCCGTTTCGACGACCTGGACTACCTGTTCGACATTGGCGAGCTGGACCTCAACATTTCCGGTTGCATGAACGCCTGCGGTCACCATCACGTCGGCCACATCGGCATTCTGGGTGTGGACAAGAAAGGCGAAGAGTTCTACCAGGTTTCCCTGGGTGGCAGCGCCAGCCGGGACGCCAGCCTGGGCAAGATCCTCGGCCCTTCCTTCGCCCAGGACGCCATGCCCGATGTCATTTCCAAGCTGATCGACGTGTACGTGGAAAAACGCACCGAAGACGAGCGTTTCATCGATACCTACCAGCGGATCGGCATCGACCCCTTCAAGGAGCGCGTCTATGCAGCGAATCATTAA
- a CDS encoding DUF1883 domain-containing protein — protein MKFVHQREHLNEDDLVVIECSQRCNIRLMSDANFRSFKNGGRHSYHGGAFDTFPAKISAPSTGFWNITIDTAGTKLSSVARKSSFTHKIKIVRRTASKFT, from the coding sequence ATGAAATTCGTTCACCAGCGCGAGCACCTCAATGAAGACGACCTGGTTGTCATCGAGTGCTCCCAGCGCTGCAATATCCGCCTGATGAGCGACGCCAACTTCCGCAGTTTCAAGAACGGTGGGCGACACAGCTATCACGGCGGCGCGTTCGACACCTTCCCGGCCAAGATCAGCGCGCCCAGTACCGGTTTCTGGAACATCACCATCGACACCGCTGGCACCAAGCTGTCGAGCGTGGCGCGCAAGAGCAGCTTCACCCACAAGATCAAGATCGTGCGCCGCACGGCTTCGAAATTCACCTGA